A genomic region of Ensifer adhaerens contains the following coding sequences:
- a CDS encoding phosphatase PAP2 family protein, whose product MKRPLAATGWILLTTTILLFALVPLDPFLSQKAQGLPAGIVDFNEKITDFGRFGWMIYLSAIVLAAAFVLRRAATQGPFQRKASTARDLAAYFLLTIGSASALVHTLKFLIGRARPELFAELGAYSLTPFATTDLYESFPSGHSTAAGAFFGVFAMLLPNLRPLFLVLALTIGVSRVVVGAHYPSDVAAGLLLGLWTSVMMAFLFARFGRLFRLGEGGWPLVGRSDPSP is encoded by the coding sequence ATGAAACGACCACTTGCGGCCACCGGATGGATTTTGCTGACGACGACCATCCTTCTGTTCGCCCTCGTTCCGCTCGACCCCTTCCTGTCGCAAAAGGCGCAGGGCTTGCCGGCAGGCATTGTCGACTTCAACGAAAAGATCACCGACTTCGGCCGCTTCGGCTGGATGATCTACCTCTCTGCCATCGTCCTGGCCGCCGCTTTCGTCCTGCGCCGCGCCGCCACCCAAGGGCCCTTTCAGCGCAAGGCGAGCACCGCCCGCGATCTTGCGGCCTATTTCCTGCTGACGATCGGCAGCGCCAGCGCACTGGTCCATACGCTGAAGTTTCTCATTGGGCGGGCCCGGCCCGAGCTCTTCGCCGAACTCGGCGCCTATAGCCTGACGCCGTTTGCCACCACCGATCTCTACGAGAGCTTTCCCTCCGGTCATTCGACGGCAGCCGGCGCCTTCTTCGGCGTCTTTGCCATGCTGTTGCCGAACCTCCGGCCGCTCTTTCTGGTCCTCGCGCTGACCATCGGCGTTTCCCGCGTCGTCGTTGGCGCGCATTATCCGAGCGACGTCGCGGCGGGACTGCTGCTTGGCCTTTGGACGTCAGTGATGATGGCGTTTCTCTTTGCCAGGTTCGGTCGGCTGTTCCGCCTGGGTGAGGGCGGATGGCCGCTTGTGGGGCGCAGCGACCCGAGCCCATAA
- a CDS encoding glycosyl transferase family protein, translated as MAKATASVTGGGSAPNERQTDLGKLRLLLALDALLRENSVSRAASSVGLQPSAMSRLLGQLREDYADPLFLRTGHGLRPTPLAESLRLRVRALAAETEALLDAQPGNAASAPVQTSHAGWVGRTLTDAPPLAVRPSRLLEGEPAPEQFAAKLAEIGDDATPEQRLARCIATVGTGAGRSRPLSESEAEDALAIILAGEADPVQIGALMTVLHYRGPTAVEVAGFVRAMRRHTGAIAPGSGVADLDWPCYLSPKLKTAPWFLHAARLVADAGHRVVLHGNYGEDNEERHKLEIAASAAGIPICASIAATKPALASTGIAYLPLSAFAPQTYRLLGLYRLMEMRMPLNAAIHLINPMGGRASLLGVANPSSRTLSRDIAMLLGTRELTILGNTRDHAEFTPYRQTPLFRLVGGEVCDLIIPAKIAPPAEPRTGLSSREYWQAVWTGAARDERAETIIITTTAAALISLRNHDDFNAACETASTLWNNRSRRTA; from the coding sequence ATGGCGAAAGCAACGGCAAGCGTGACAGGAGGCGGGTCGGCCCCGAACGAACGTCAGACGGATCTGGGCAAACTGCGGCTGCTCCTGGCGCTGGACGCACTGCTGCGCGAAAACAGCGTCAGCCGTGCCGCTTCAAGTGTCGGTCTGCAGCCCTCGGCGATGAGCCGTTTGCTCGGTCAATTGCGTGAGGACTATGCCGATCCTTTGTTCCTGCGCACCGGTCATGGCCTGCGGCCGACCCCGCTTGCCGAGTCTCTGCGGCTGCGCGTGCGCGCTCTTGCCGCAGAGACCGAAGCTCTGCTTGACGCCCAGCCCGGTAACGCCGCATCCGCCCCGGTACAGACGAGCCATGCCGGATGGGTAGGGCGGACCCTGACCGATGCGCCTCCACTGGCCGTCCGTCCGAGCCGTCTGCTTGAGGGTGAGCCAGCGCCTGAACAATTCGCGGCAAAGCTCGCCGAAATTGGCGATGACGCCACCCCTGAGCAGCGCCTTGCCCGCTGCATAGCGACCGTCGGCACCGGCGCCGGCCGCAGCCGGCCGCTAAGTGAAAGTGAAGCTGAAGATGCGCTGGCGATCATCCTTGCCGGCGAGGCGGACCCGGTACAGATCGGCGCGCTGATGACGGTACTGCACTATCGCGGGCCGACAGCGGTCGAAGTGGCCGGCTTCGTGCGCGCCATGCGTCGCCATACCGGCGCGATCGCTCCGGGTAGCGGCGTCGCCGATCTCGACTGGCCCTGCTACCTTTCGCCGAAACTGAAGACCGCACCCTGGTTTCTGCATGCGGCACGCCTTGTCGCCGATGCCGGTCATCGCGTCGTGCTGCACGGAAACTATGGTGAGGACAACGAGGAACGGCACAAGCTCGAGATCGCCGCTTCCGCAGCCGGAATCCCGATCTGCGCATCGATCGCGGCGACAAAGCCAGCGCTTGCATCGACAGGTATCGCTTATCTGCCGCTGTCTGCCTTTGCGCCGCAAACCTATCGCTTGCTCGGGCTCTATCGGTTGATGGAGATGCGCATGCCGCTCAACGCCGCTATTCACCTCATCAATCCGATGGGTGGACGCGCAAGCCTGCTTGGCGTCGCCAATCCCTCGAGCCGCACGCTCAGCCGCGACATAGCCATGCTGCTCGGCACGAGAGAGCTGACGATCCTCGGCAACACCCGCGACCACGCCGAGTTCACGCCCTATCGCCAGACGCCGCTATTCCGCCTTGTCGGCGGAGAAGTCTGTGACCTCATCATTCCGGCGAAGATCGCGCCACCGGCCGAACCGCGCACGGGCCTCAGCAGTCGCGAATACTGGCAGGCGGTCTGGACGGGTGCTGCCCGCGACGAACGCGCCGAAACAATCATCATCACGACGACGGCTGCCGCCCTCATCAGTCTGCGCAATCACGATGATTTCAATGCAGCCTGTGAAACAGCAAGCACGCTCTGGAACAACCGATCACGCCGGACGGCGTGA
- a CDS encoding MFS transporter, producing MANVATADDAKTRPMTGEEKKVIFASSLGTVFEWYDFYLYGSLAVYIGATFFSSYPETTRNIFALLAFAAGFLVRPFGALVFGRLGDLVGRKYTFLVTILIMGLSTFLVGILPGAASIGIAAPILLIVLRMLQGLALGGEYGGAATYVAEHAPNGRRGYFTSWIQTTATLGLFLSLVVILLVQFALGKEAFAAWGWRIPFLLSCVLLGISVWIRLKMNESPAFKKMKEEGKTSKAPLREAFGQWKNAKIALLALFGAVVGQAVVWYSGQFYALFFLTGVLKVDGQSANIMVAVSLLIGTGFFVLFGWLSDKIGRKPIIMAGLLLAMLTYFPLFKALTWAGNPALAQAQASVRATVTAAPGDCKFQFNPTGTAKFTTSCDIATAFLTKNSVPYDVVTTAAAGTAATVKVGETTINSYDAVAAGDGAKAANGAFEKQVNMALHNAGYPLVRGAAKVPESKLDGFVAANPELSLDAAAVRGGEKTMVPADKLVADKLLTKDEVGAATEMAVYTIAGGGTYAMVADPAGVNWTTIIAVLTVLVIYVTMVYGPIAALLVELFPTRIRYTGMSLPYHIGNGWFGGLLPATAFAMSAAQGDIYYGLWYPIVFAGITLVIGLLFLPETKDRDIHAMD from the coding sequence ATGGCAAATGTCGCAACAGCGGACGACGCAAAAACGCGTCCGATGACCGGCGAGGAGAAGAAGGTCATCTTCGCCTCGTCGCTTGGTACCGTGTTCGAATGGTACGACTTCTATCTCTACGGTTCGCTCGCCGTCTATATCGGCGCGACCTTCTTCAGTTCCTACCCGGAAACGACGCGCAACATCTTCGCGCTTCTGGCCTTTGCTGCGGGCTTCCTGGTTCGTCCGTTCGGCGCGCTGGTCTTCGGTCGCCTGGGTGACCTCGTCGGCCGCAAGTACACCTTCCTCGTAACGATCCTGATCATGGGTCTGTCGACCTTCCTGGTCGGCATCCTGCCCGGCGCCGCCTCGATCGGCATCGCTGCACCGATCCTGCTCATCGTCTTGCGCATGCTGCAGGGCCTGGCGCTCGGCGGGGAATATGGCGGTGCCGCGACCTACGTGGCCGAGCACGCGCCAAATGGGCGCCGTGGTTACTTTACCTCCTGGATTCAGACCACGGCGACGCTCGGCCTGTTCCTGTCGCTGGTGGTGATCCTGCTCGTGCAGTTCGCCCTCGGCAAGGAAGCCTTTGCCGCCTGGGGCTGGCGCATCCCGTTCCTGCTGTCGTGCGTGCTGCTCGGCATCTCGGTCTGGATTCGTCTGAAGATGAACGAATCGCCGGCCTTCAAGAAGATGAAGGAAGAGGGCAAAACCTCCAAGGCGCCGCTGAGGGAAGCCTTCGGCCAGTGGAAGAACGCCAAGATCGCGCTGCTGGCGCTCTTCGGCGCTGTCGTCGGCCAGGCCGTCGTCTGGTATTCCGGACAGTTCTATGCGCTGTTCTTCCTGACCGGCGTGCTCAAGGTGGACGGCCAGTCGGCCAACATCATGGTTGCCGTTTCGCTGTTGATCGGTACGGGCTTCTTCGTGCTTTTCGGCTGGCTCTCCGACAAGATCGGCCGCAAGCCGATCATCATGGCGGGTCTGTTGCTTGCCATGCTTACCTACTTCCCGCTGTTCAAGGCGCTGACCTGGGCCGGTAACCCGGCACTGGCTCAAGCCCAGGCAAGCGTCCGCGCGACGGTGACCGCGGCCCCCGGCGATTGCAAATTCCAGTTCAACCCGACCGGCACGGCGAAGTTCACCACCTCGTGCGATATCGCAACCGCATTCCTCACCAAGAACTCGGTACCCTATGATGTCGTGACGACGGCTGCGGCCGGTACGGCGGCGACGGTCAAGGTCGGCGAAACCACGATCAACAGCTACGACGCGGTCGCTGCAGGCGATGGTGCCAAGGCTGCCAACGGCGCCTTCGAAAAGCAAGTCAACATGGCCCTCCACAATGCCGGCTATCCGCTGGTTCGTGGTGCCGCCAAGGTTCCGGAATCCAAGCTTGACGGCTTTGTTGCCGCCAATCCGGAACTGTCGCTCGATGCGGCCGCCGTTCGCGGTGGCGAAAAGACCATGGTTCCGGCCGACAAGCTGGTTGCCGACAAGCTGCTGACCAAGGATGAAGTCGGCGCTGCCACCGAAATGGCCGTCTACACGATTGCCGGCGGTGGCACCTACGCGATGGTCGCTGACCCGGCCGGCGTCAACTGGACGACGATCATTGCGGTGCTCACCGTGCTCGTCATCTACGTGACGATGGTCTACGGCCCGATCGCCGCGCTGCTGGTCGAACTCTTCCCGACCCGCATCCGCTACACCGGCATGTCGCTGCCCTACCACATCGGCAACGGCTGGTTCGGCGGGCTGCTTCCGGCAACGGCCTTCGCCATGAGCGCGGCCCAGGGCGACATCTACTACGGTCTCTGGTACCCGATCGTCTTCGCAGGGATCACGCTGGTCATCGGCCTGCTGTTCCTGCCGGAAACGAAGGACCGCGACATCCACGCGATGGACTAG
- a CDS encoding M3 family metallopeptidase, whose amino-acid sequence MTTSTPLNPALTSWTGHEGLPRFDLVKDEDFASTFEAAFREHEAEIDAIAGNPAAPTFENTIVALEIAGDGLSRVSSIFWNKAGADTNETIQALERDIAPKMSRHYSKIGMNAALFKRIDTLWEGRQSLGLDLEATRVLERHWKGFVKSGAKLAKPEQERLAAINEKLAGIGAKFGQNVLADEKNWVLFLESEDQLAGVPDFLRDAMAAVAEDRGQKGKYAVTLSRSIIEPFLTFSDNRELREQAFRAWIARGENGGDTDNRGLIAEMLALRAEKAKLLGYENFASLKLDDTMAKTPAAVNGLLMQVWEKAVARARAEEAELARLVADEGRNHDVMPWDWRHYAEKLRAEKFNFSEGELKPYLQLEKIIEACFDVATRLFGITATEKKGIAAYHPDVRVFEIKDASGKLVALFLGDYFARSSKRSGAWMSSFQSQHRLKLKNGAEGELPIIYNVCNFAKPAEGKPALLSLDDARTLFHEFGHALHGMLSNVTYPSVSGTGVSRDFVELPSQLYEHWLTVPEILKRYAVHYQTGEPMPQALLDKVLAARTFNSGFATVEFTSSALVDMAYHTAEVTAEPMALEAKKLDEIGMPKSIVMRHRSPHFLHVFSGDGYSAGYYSYMWSEVLDADAFAAFEETGNAFDPAMAARLKDNIYSVGGSIDPEDAYKAFRGKLPSPDAMLAKKGLAA is encoded by the coding sequence ATGACCACCAGCACCCCGCTCAATCCCGCGCTCACGTCATGGACCGGCCATGAGGGCCTGCCGCGCTTCGATCTGGTCAAGGACGAGGATTTCGCCTCGACTTTCGAAGCCGCTTTCAGGGAACATGAGGCGGAGATCGACGCGATTGCAGGAAACCCTGCGGCGCCCACCTTCGAGAATACGATCGTTGCGCTTGAAATCGCCGGTGACGGACTTTCGCGCGTGTCCTCGATCTTCTGGAACAAGGCCGGCGCCGACACTAACGAGACGATCCAGGCGCTGGAACGCGACATCGCCCCGAAGATGTCGCGGCACTATTCGAAGATCGGCATGAATGCAGCGCTGTTCAAGCGCATCGATACGCTGTGGGAAGGGCGTCAGTCCCTGGGGCTCGATCTCGAAGCGACGCGCGTGCTCGAGCGCCACTGGAAGGGTTTCGTCAAATCCGGCGCCAAGCTCGCGAAGCCCGAACAGGAGCGGCTGGCAGCGATCAACGAGAAACTCGCCGGTATCGGCGCCAAGTTCGGCCAGAACGTGCTGGCCGACGAGAAGAATTGGGTCCTGTTCCTGGAGAGCGAAGATCAGCTCGCCGGCGTGCCGGACTTCCTGCGCGACGCCATGGCGGCGGTCGCCGAAGATCGCGGACAGAAGGGGAAATACGCGGTCACCTTGTCGCGCTCGATCATCGAGCCGTTCCTGACCTTCTCCGACAATCGCGAGCTTCGTGAGCAAGCCTTCCGCGCCTGGATCGCGCGCGGTGAAAACGGCGGCGACACCGACAATCGCGGGCTGATCGCCGAGATGCTGGCGCTGCGGGCCGAAAAGGCGAAGCTGCTCGGTTATGAAAACTTCGCATCGCTGAAGCTCGACGACACCATGGCGAAGACACCCGCCGCCGTGAACGGCCTCTTGATGCAGGTCTGGGAAAAGGCCGTTGCCCGCGCTCGCGCGGAAGAGGCTGAGCTCGCCCGGCTCGTTGCCGACGAAGGGCGCAATCACGACGTCATGCCGTGGGACTGGCGCCACTACGCCGAGAAGCTCCGGGCCGAGAAGTTCAATTTCTCCGAAGGCGAACTCAAGCCCTATCTGCAGCTGGAAAAGATCATCGAGGCCTGCTTCGACGTTGCCACACGCCTGTTCGGCATTACAGCCACGGAGAAGAAGGGCATTGCCGCCTACCATCCCGACGTGCGTGTCTTCGAGATCAAGGACGCATCCGGCAAGCTGGTGGCACTGTTTCTCGGCGACTATTTCGCCCGGTCGTCGAAGCGTTCCGGCGCGTGGATGAGTTCGTTCCAATCGCAGCACAGGCTCAAGCTGAAGAACGGTGCGGAAGGCGAGTTGCCGATCATCTACAACGTCTGCAATTTCGCCAAACCCGCCGAAGGCAAGCCGGCGCTGTTGTCGCTCGATGATGCCCGCACGCTCTTCCACGAGTTCGGACACGCATTGCATGGCATGCTATCCAACGTCACCTATCCTTCGGTTTCCGGCACGGGTGTCTCGCGCGACTTCGTCGAGCTGCCGTCGCAGCTTTACGAACACTGGCTGACGGTGCCGGAGATCCTCAAGCGTTACGCGGTGCACTACCAGACCGGCGAGCCGATGCCGCAGGCGCTGCTCGACAAGGTGCTGGCGGCGCGGACCTTCAACTCGGGCTTTGCAACGGTCGAGTTCACCTCGTCGGCGCTGGTCGACATGGCCTATCACACGGCTGAAGTGACGGCGGAACCGATGGCGCTCGAAGCCAAGAAGCTCGATGAGATCGGCATGCCGAAATCCATCGTCATGCGCCATCGCAGTCCGCATTTCCTGCACGTCTTCTCGGGCGACGGCTACTCGGCAGGCTACTATTCCTACATGTGGTCGGAAGTGCTCGACGCTGACGCCTTCGCGGCCTTCGAGGAAACCGGCAACGCCTTCGATCCGGCCATGGCCGCTCGCCTCAAGGACAACATCTATTCGGTCGGCGGCTCGATCGATCCGGAAGATGCCTACAAGGCCTTCCGCGGCAAGCTGCCGAGCCCGGATGCGATGCTGGCGAAAAAGGGTCTGGCCGCCTGA
- a CDS encoding LysE family translocator — translation MSETLLIGAFLAALSYTLIPGPAFLALLGIGAGQGRKAGALFMGGHLAGDILWSTLALVAIVGARSVGSTIFDILGLFCGVYLGWIGWTALRARPAGENRALLTVERPLRRGLIFGLTNPKGYPVALATFTALLAGSANALDFDALPALLGVSLIGFLVADLILIVIIGASVVRRFYRRHELAIVRLSGLLFMGFALQAIWHAAPGLLGLRKP, via the coding sequence ATGTCCGAGACGCTGCTGATCGGAGCCTTTCTCGCCGCCCTCTCCTACACGCTCATTCCGGGCCCCGCCTTCCTGGCCCTGCTCGGTATCGGCGCCGGCCAGGGGCGCAAGGCGGGCGCCTTGTTCATGGGCGGACATCTTGCCGGTGACATTCTCTGGTCGACGCTGGCGCTGGTCGCGATTGTCGGCGCGCGTTCGGTCGGTAGCACGATCTTTGATATTCTCGGCCTCTTCTGCGGTGTCTATCTCGGCTGGATCGGCTGGACGGCGCTGCGGGCACGGCCCGCCGGCGAGAACCGGGCGTTGCTGACGGTCGAGCGCCCCTTGCGGCGTGGGCTGATCTTCGGGCTCACCAATCCCAAAGGCTATCCGGTCGCGCTCGCCACCTTTACGGCGCTGCTTGCCGGTTCCGCCAACGCGCTCGATTTCGATGCGCTTCCGGCGCTGCTTGGCGTTTCGCTGATCGGCTTTCTCGTCGCCGACCTGATCCTCATCGTCATCATCGGCGCTTCGGTGGTGCGGCGCTTCTATCGCCGGCACGAGCTGGCGATCGTCAGGCTCTCCGGTCTTCTTTTCATGGGCTTCGCCCTCCAGGCCATCTGGCACGCCGCCCCTGGCCTTCTCGGTCTGCGTAAACCTTGA
- a CDS encoding TonB-dependent receptor domain-containing protein, protein MMKRLGLATETEGQRQGARRSGSGSAGWSRHFVCACLAGTALTIPTEALAQKAKEKDKEKATELEQIVVTATGFEQNVKDAPASITVITGEDLQKRSFRDLTDALRDAQGVAVTGVANERDIFIRGLPGSYTLILVDGKRQSTRDARTNGNSGFEQSFIPPAAAIERIEIVRGPMSSLYGSDAMGGVINIITRKVSDSWTGSVTTDGTMQQHRQFGNSGQLSFYTSGPILKDTLGVQIWGRGLKRSEDKFLSGITGSKEHDLTARLAYTPNEDHDFFLEGGTARLRRDANVGRTIEPGPRAVSTYNDNDRDHWSFSHTGRWGPTTSDFSILQEWAERRNYNYSQADGRFVKQPRAPEVRNTVVDGKFTTPFDLGGSHTLVTGGQYFEARLSDQNPGRRTGLNETFSATQWALFAEDEWRMVDDFALTTGLRLDHHEEYGYHLSPRIYGVWNATDMLTVKGGVSTGFRAPDIRSIAPGYAYTTGGGGCSYGPTGTCGVIIADPNLKAESSTSYEIGAVWDNGDVILGGTYFYTDFRDKISNSMVLDSAGNPVRWSEDPNYRLWYNYNIDDAIIQGVELTATWNATADLTLRASYTYTQSEQKTGTFAGFPLARTPEHMANLRADWYTPVEGLEAWASVNYHGEEIAAGPRIGTNGKPVTINGQQGRRYDAYTTVDIGTKYDVGEGLTLNAAVYNLFDKEVEETDFNTVMEGRRFWMSLTATF, encoded by the coding sequence ATGATGAAGCGGTTGGGGCTTGCGACCGAAACCGAGGGGCAGCGGCAAGGGGCCCGGCGGAGCGGGTCCGGCTCGGCCGGATGGTCACGTCATTTCGTCTGCGCCTGCCTCGCCGGCACGGCGCTGACGATACCGACGGAAGCGTTGGCACAGAAGGCCAAGGAGAAGGACAAGGAGAAGGCGACTGAGCTTGAGCAGATCGTGGTGACGGCGACCGGCTTCGAGCAGAACGTCAAGGATGCACCGGCGAGCATCACGGTGATCACGGGCGAGGACTTACAGAAGCGGTCGTTCCGCGATCTCACCGATGCGCTTCGCGACGCGCAAGGGGTGGCGGTGACAGGTGTCGCCAACGAGCGCGACATCTTCATTCGCGGTCTGCCCGGCTCCTACACGCTGATCCTCGTCGACGGCAAACGGCAGAGCACGCGTGACGCCCGCACCAACGGCAATTCCGGTTTCGAGCAGAGCTTCATCCCGCCCGCCGCCGCTATCGAGCGCATCGAGATCGTCCGTGGCCCGATGTCGTCGCTCTATGGTTCCGATGCCATGGGCGGGGTCATCAACATCATCACCCGCAAGGTCTCGGATAGCTGGACCGGCTCGGTCACTACCGACGGCACGATGCAGCAGCACAGGCAGTTCGGCAATTCGGGGCAATTGTCGTTCTACACCAGCGGCCCGATCCTGAAAGATACGCTCGGCGTGCAGATCTGGGGCCGCGGCCTGAAGCGCAGCGAGGACAAGTTCCTATCCGGCATCACGGGCTCGAAGGAGCACGATCTGACGGCGCGGCTTGCCTACACGCCGAACGAGGACCACGACTTCTTCCTCGAAGGCGGGACAGCGCGGCTTCGCCGCGATGCGAATGTCGGCAGGACGATCGAGCCGGGACCGCGCGCCGTCAGCACTTACAACGACAATGACCGCGATCACTGGTCGTTCTCGCATACGGGGCGCTGGGGACCGACGACGTCTGATTTCTCCATTCTGCAGGAATGGGCTGAGCGTCGGAACTATAACTACAGCCAGGCAGACGGTCGCTTCGTCAAGCAGCCGCGCGCGCCCGAGGTGCGCAACACCGTCGTCGACGGCAAGTTCACGACCCCCTTCGATCTCGGCGGCAGCCACACGCTGGTGACCGGCGGGCAATATTTCGAGGCGCGGCTCTCCGACCAGAACCCGGGCCGGCGGACCGGGCTGAACGAGACTTTCTCGGCAACGCAATGGGCGCTGTTTGCCGAGGATGAATGGCGCATGGTCGATGATTTCGCGCTGACCACGGGCCTGCGTCTCGATCACCACGAGGAGTATGGCTACCACCTCAGCCCGCGCATTTACGGCGTCTGGAACGCGACCGACATGCTGACGGTGAAGGGCGGCGTCTCCACCGGCTTCCGCGCGCCCGATATCCGCAGCATCGCCCCGGGCTATGCCTACACCACCGGCGGTGGCGGTTGCTCCTACGGTCCGACCGGCACCTGCGGCGTGATCATCGCCGACCCGAACCTCAAGGCCGAATCAAGCACCAGCTATGAAATCGGCGCCGTGTGGGACAATGGCGACGTCATCCTCGGCGGCACCTACTTCTACACGGATTTCAGGGACAAGATTTCCAACTCGATGGTGCTGGATTCGGCCGGAAATCCGGTGCGCTGGAGCGAGGATCCGAACTACCGCCTCTGGTACAACTACAACATCGACGATGCGATCATTCAGGGCGTGGAACTGACGGCGACCTGGAATGCGACGGCCGATCTGACGCTACGCGCCAGCTACACCTATACGCAGTCGGAACAGAAGACCGGCACCTTTGCCGGCTTCCCGCTGGCGCGCACACCGGAGCACATGGCCAATCTCAGGGCCGATTGGTACACGCCGGTGGAGGGGCTCGAAGCCTGGGCCTCGGTCAACTATCACGGCGAGGAGATCGCCGCCGGCCCGCGCATCGGCACCAACGGCAAGCCGGTAACCATCAACGGCCAGCAGGGGCGCAGATACGACGCCTACACGACCGTCGATATCGGTACGAAATACGATGTCGGCGAGGGCCTGACGCTGAACGCCGCCGTCTACAATCTCTTCGACAAGGAGGTCGAGGAGACCGACTTCAACACGGTCATGGAAGGCCGTCGCTTCTGGATGAGCCTGACGGCGACATTCTGA
- the leuB gene encoding 3-isopropylmalate dehydrogenase produces MTVRNLFLLPGDGIGPEAMAEVRKIIAYMNAELSAGFVTDEGLVGGSAYDAHGQAISEEDMKKALAADAVLFGAVGGPKWDAVPYEVRPEAGLLRLRKDLELFANLRPAICYPALAAASSLKPELVEGLDILIVRELTGGVYFGEPKEIIDLGNGQKRGIDTQVYDTYEIERIAGVAFELARTRNNRVCSMEKRNVMKSGVLWNQVVTETHKAKYADVQLEHMLADAGGMQLVRQPKQFDVIVTDNLFGDMLSDVAAMLTGSLGMLPSASLGAPDGVSGKRKALYEPVHGSAPDIAGKGIANPIAMIASFAMCLRYSFNLTKEADNLEKAIANVLDQGIRTGDIMAEGARRVGTSEMGDAILAEFEALSA; encoded by the coding sequence ATGACTGTGCGCAACCTCTTCCTTCTGCCCGGCGACGGCATCGGCCCGGAAGCCATGGCGGAAGTCCGCAAAATCATCGCCTATATGAATGCCGAGCTTTCTGCCGGCTTCGTGACGGACGAGGGCCTGGTCGGCGGTTCGGCCTATGACGCCCACGGCCAGGCGATCTCGGAAGAGGACATGAAGAAGGCGCTGGCCGCCGATGCGGTGCTGTTCGGCGCCGTCGGTGGTCCGAAGTGGGATGCGGTGCCTTATGAGGTTCGCCCGGAAGCCGGTCTGCTGCGTCTGCGCAAGGATCTCGAACTCTTCGCCAACCTGCGCCCGGCGATCTGCTACCCGGCGCTGGCCGCCGCTTCCTCGCTGAAGCCCGAGCTGGTCGAGGGCCTCGACATCCTGATCGTGCGCGAACTGACCGGTGGCGTCTATTTCGGTGAACCGAAGGAGATCATCGATCTCGGCAACGGCCAGAAGCGCGGCATCGACACCCAGGTCTATGACACCTACGAGATCGAGCGCATCGCCGGCGTCGCCTTCGAACTGGCCCGCACCCGGAACAACCGCGTCTGCTCGATGGAGAAGCGCAACGTCATGAAGTCGGGCGTGCTCTGGAACCAGGTGGTGACCGAGACGCACAAGGCGAAATATGCCGACGTCCAGCTCGAGCACATGCTGGCCGACGCCGGTGGCATGCAGCTGGTGCGCCAGCCCAAGCAGTTCGACGTCATCGTCACCGACAACCTGTTCGGCGACATGCTGTCGGACGTGGCCGCGATGCTCACCGGTTCGCTCGGCATGCTGCCCTCGGCCTCGCTCGGTGCACCGGACGGTGTCAGCGGCAAGCGCAAGGCGCTCTATGAGCCGGTGCATGGCTCGGCCCCGGACATTGCCGGCAAGGGCATTGCCAACCCGATCGCCATGATCGCCTCCTTCGCCATGTGCCTGCGTTATTCCTTCAACCTCACAAAGGAAGCCGACAATCTGGAAAAGGCGATCGCCAACGTGCTCGACCAGGGCATCCGCACCGGCGACATCATGGCCGAAGGGGCCAGGAGGGTCGGCACGAGCGAAATGGGCGACGCCATCCTCGCCGAGTTCGAGGCGCTGTCTGCTTAA